A window of the Linepithema humile isolate Giens D197 chromosome 4, Lhum_UNIL_v1.0, whole genome shotgun sequence genome harbors these coding sequences:
- the Grx3 gene encoding glutaredoxin 3 has translation MTVTELATQQDFDDFVKSEELSVVHFHAPWAEQCSQVNDVLEEMKKLDQYKSVKFAKIEAENIPEVSLKSGVAVVPTVLLLRNSGIIDRVDGVNATELTEKIKRHLNNKDAPLLNIIKSKESLEDRLKKLTNQAPCMLFMKGNPQNPRCGFSRTIVSILDSYKTNYKSFDILQDNDVREGLKKFSNWPTYPQLYLYGELIGGLDIVKEMNESGELESMLPKMESIDTK, from the exons ATGACTGTCACCGAGCTAGCCACGCAGCAAGATTTCGACGATTTCGTCAA GTCCGAGGAACTCTCCGTCGTTCACTTTCACGCACCATGGGCAGAGCAATGTTCCCAAGTAAATGATGTGCTCGAGGAGATGAAAAAGTTGGACCAgtataaaagtgtaaagtTCGCCAAGATTGAAGCGGAGAATATACCTGAGGTATCTCTGAAGTCCGGAGTAGCTGTTGTTCCCACTGTCCTTTTGTTGCGAAACAGTGGCATAATAGACAGGGTGGATGGTGTCAATGCCACTGAATTGACTGAGAAAATCAAACGTCATTTGAATAACAAGGATGCCCCTTTGTTGAATATAATCAAGTCGAAGGAATCTCTCGAGGATAGACTGAAGAAGCTGACAAACCAAGCGCCTTGTATGTTGTTCATGAAGGGAAACCCGCAGAATCCACGATGCGGCTTTTCCAGAACGATTGTTTCCATCCTAGACAGTTACAAGACAAATTACAAATCGTTCGACATATTACAAGATAATGATGTTAGGGAAGGACTTAAAAAGTTTAGTAATTGGCCAACGTATCCACAACTGTATCTATATGGAGAATTAATTGGTGGATTGGACATTGTGAAAGAGATGAATGAGTCAGGTGAACTAGAAAGTATGCTACCGAAAATGGAGAGTATTGACACAAAGTGA